Sequence from the Enhydrobacter sp. genome:
GCGAGCTCATGCCCGCGCCTCGCGCCAGCGCGCCGCCAACACCTTCAGCCCGCCGACCAGCCCCTGCGGGAAGAGCAGCACGATCAGCAGGATCACCAGCCCCATGACGGCGCGCCAGAAGTCGGTTTGGCGGGCCAGTTCGTCGCGCAGCCAGGTGAACAGGGCACCCCCCACGATCGGTCCCGTGAGCGTCTCGATGCCCCCCAGCAGCACCATGACGAGGCCGTCGGTCGACAGGGCGATGGAAGCGACGGAGGGCGAGATGCTGCCCTTGGAGAAGGCGAAGACCGCGCCGGCGAGCCCCGCCATCGTGCCGGCAAGGACGAAAGCCATCCACCGGAAACGCCGCACGTCGATGCCGATAGCCTCGGCGCGCAGCGGCGAATCGCGGCCGGCGCGCAGCACGTAACCGAACGGCGAGAACAGGATGCGCCACAGCAGCGCGATGCCCGCGCCGCACAGCAGCAGCGTCATGTAGTAGTAGGCGCTCTTGCTGCCCAGCCAGGTCGAGGGCCAGATGCCGACCACGCCGTTGCTGCCGCCGGTGAACGAATCCCACTGGAACACGATCGACCAGGTGATCTGGGCGAAGGCGAGGGTCAGCATGGCGAGATAGACGCCGGACAGGCGCACGCAGAACCAGCCGTAGACCACGGCAAACAGGCCGGCACAGAACGGCGCCAGCAGCAGAGCCGCCTCCATCGGCAGGCCCGCGCGCTTGAAGAGCAGGCCCGCGGCATAGGCGCCGAGGCCGAAATAGGCGGCATGGCCGAACGACACCATGCCGGCCGGCCCCATGATGAAGTGCAGCGAGACGGCGAACAGGGCGAAGCAGGCGATGTCGGTGAGCAACACGGTGACGTACTGATCGGCGGCGAGCGGAACCACGAGGAAAAGAACCATCCAGACCGCGACTGCGTGCCGGCGCGGCGGCGTGAGCGGCGGCGCGGGCTCGCCCACGGCGCGGTGCATCGCAGGCGGCTTGCCGAGCAGGCCATAGGGCCGCAGGACCAGCACGATGCCCATGATGATGAACTCGACCACCAGGGTGAGCTTGGAGAAGCTGATCTCGACGCCGAAGGCGTGGACCGTGCCGATCCCGATGCAGAAGGCCTTGGCGACGCCGATCAGGATGGCGGCGAGGAAGGCGCCGCCCAGGCTGCCCAGCCCGCCGACTACGGTGACGACGAAGGCGTCGGCGATGACCGTCAGGTCGAGATCGAGATTGGCGGGCTCGCGCGGAATCTGCAGCGCACCGCCCAGGCCCGCCAGCAGGGCGCCGACGAAGAACACCGACGTGAACAGCCTGGCCTGGTCGACGCCCAACGCGCCGACCATCTCGCGGTCCTGCGTCGCCGCGCGCACCAGCGCCCCCCATCGCGTGCGCCTGAGCAACAAGACCATGACGCCCAGCACCAGCGGTCCGATGCCGATCAGCACCAGGTCGTAGATCGGCAGGCGCTTGCCCGCGATCTCGACCGACCAGTTGAGGCCGGGCGCGCGCGGCCCGACCAGATCCTCGGGCCCCCAGACGAAGAGCGCGACGTCCTTGATCACCAGGACAATGGCGAAGGTGGCGAGAAGCTGGAACAGCTCGGGTGAGCGATAGATGCGGCGCAGCACCAGCACCTCGATCAGGATGCCGATCGAGGCGACCGCGAGCGCCGCCAGCACGACGGCGCTCCAGAAACCGAGCGGCGTACGGCCGAGCAGCTCGATCAGGCTGTAGGCGCCATAGAGGCCGAGCATGTAGAGCGAGCCGTGCGCGAAATTGACGATGCGCGTGACGCCGAAGATCAGCGACAACCCGGCCGATACCAGGAACAGCGACGCCGCCGACGCCAGCCCGTTCAGCAGCTGGATGAGAATGGAGGAGAAGGTCACGCTTCTTCAGCCTCCCCACGAAGTGGGGAGGTGGCCTGAAGGGCCGGAGGGGTCATGCCCCCTCCGTCCGCTTCGCGGACACCTCCCCAGTGTGACTGGGGAGGAAAGGCCAATGCTAATTGCTCGGCCTCATCTTCCTGACCTCGTCGTCGCTCGGCAGGGCGTCCTTGCCGTCGACGAAGCGCCAGTCGGTCATGATGCCCTTGCCGTCCTTGACGCCGATGCGGCCGACATAGGCGCCCATGGTCGACTGATGGTCGAGCGCGCGATAGGTGACGTCGCCGAACGGCGTCGAGTGCGTGAGGCCCTTCATCGCCGCGACCAGCTTCTCCTGATCGAGCGAACCCGCCTTCTTGATCGCCGCGACTGCCGACTGCACCGTGGCATAGCCGACGATCGAGCCGAGCCGCGGATAGTCCTTGAACTTCTTCTGGTAGGCGTCGAGGAACTTCTGGTGCTCGGGCGTCTTGATGCCGTACCAGGGGTAGCCCGTCACGTACCAGCCGACGGGCGCCTCGTCCTTCAGCGGGTCGAGGTACTCGGGCTCGCCGGCGAGCAGGTTGAACACCTCGACTCCCTTGAAGAGGCCGCGCTGCTGGCCTTCGCGCACGAACTTGGCGAGATCGGCGCCGAACAGAGAGGAGAAGATCGCCTCGGGCTTGGCGTCGGCCAGCGCCTGGGTGACCGCGCCGGCGTCGATCTTGCCGAGCGGCGGCGCCTGCTCGCTGACGAACTCGACGCCCGGCTGCCGGGCCGTCAGCAGCTTCTTGAACGCCGCGGTCGCCGATTGGCCGTACTCGTAGTTCGGATAGACCACCGCCCAGCGCTTCTTGTTGAGCTTGACGGCGTCGGGAATGAGCATCGCCGTCTGCATGTAGGTCGAGGTGCGCAGCCGGAAGGTGTAGGCATTGCCGTTGTCCCATACGATCTTGTCGCTGAGCGGTTCGGCGGCGATGAACAGCGTCTTGCGCTGCTTGGCGAAGTCCGATACCGCGAGGCCGACATGCGACGGGAAGGTGCCGACCAGGAAAGCCACCTTCTCGCGGGTCAGCAGTTCCTCGGCGACGCGGACGGCGTCGCCGGGATTGCCGTTGTCGTCGCGGCTCACGATCTCGATCTTGCGGCCGAGCACGCCGCCCGCCGCGTTGACCTCCTCGACCGCCAGCTCCCAGCCCTTCTTGTAGGGCTCGAGGAAGGCCGAGAAATTCTTGTAGCTGTTGAGCTCGCCGATCTTGATCGGCTCCTGTGCGCTCGCCGGCGCGATCAGGGACAGCGCGGCCAGCGCCGTGGCACCGGCCAGCAGACGATTGCGTGTCAGCATCAAATCCCCCTCTGATGAAACGTCGAGACTGCCTCTGCGGCGCACCCTACCATCCCGTCACGAGGCAAAAGAAGAGCGGGCTTGGATGCCCCAATGCCCGTCCTGCCGCGTCACAATGTAGATCGTTTCGAAGGTGCCGATCAGCGAGCCGTCCCGCCGCCAGCGGCTGAATTTCACCTTCAGATGGACCTTGTTCTCGCCGACATGGATCGGCGTGCGCTCGTCCCAGGTACTGTGATGCCAGCCATCGCCGGCGCGGGCGCGGAAATCCTCGAGCCTGTAGTCGCCATGATCGGGCCAGACCGTCACCTTGCCGGCAGCCAGTCGGACATGCGGGAAGTTGCAGGCGTCGTTCGTGCCCTTCTCGTCGCCACGATTGAGGGCCGCGAGATAGTCCTCGAGAACCCTCAGGGCCTCCTGCAACGGATCGCTCATGCTGCCTCCCAGATTCGCCATTCGCCCTGCAGCGACAATGCCGCATCGACCCGCAAGCGCCGTGCCTCGGCGCATCCGCGCGCCAGCGCCGCAGCGACGACATCGGGTGGCAGACGACCGACCGCCGTCGTGACCGGCAGCACGCCGAGATCGCTGTCCGGATCGAGATCGCGGGCCGGGCGCCGCTCGATCGCCGGATGGTCGGCGTCGACTGCGTTGGCGACCACCGTCGCGGCGGCATCGGCGCCTGCGGCGGTCCTGCCGAGGATCGTCACACTGTCGGCGATGCCGCGCGAAAACGATCGTCCACTCCAGCCCGAGGTGGCGATGCCGCGCGCCGGCCGGCCGTGGCTCAGTCGCACGTCGCCATCGAGCGCCCGCACGAAGAGGCCAGCGCGCAACTCGTGGCCGGGCGCGAGATGGAAGGCGATGTCGCCGCCGTTGTTGACATAGGCCTTGTCCAGCGTCCGCCCGCGAACCAGCGCCTCCAGCATCTCGTCGGCCACCGCGCCGGCCACCGCCGCCATCGGCGTGATGTAGATGCCGCGATAAGGCCAAACCGCCTCGGCCATGCGCCGCGCCACCGGTCCACGCAGCCTCGGATAGTCGTCCGCCAGCGGCCGCCGCAGTTCGACCAGCTCGCCGACCAGCGTCGGCAGGATGTCCCCGAACCGGCCGGCCGCCTGGCCGCAGGCGCGCTCGACTTCGTCCGGCGCACCGAAGGCCTCGACGATCAGATCGATCGGCCCGTGCTGAAGATGCAGCCGGCCGTCGGCCAGGCGGGCGGCTCGAGGGCCGATCACGTGTCGACCCTCACCTTGTTCGCCCGCAGCACGTCCTCCAGCGTGACCGCGCGCGAGGCGTAGCCGCCGAGGGCGGCGTAGTCGTCGGCGCGCAGGGTGAATTCGATGGGCGCGACCAGCGCCGGCGTCGGCACGTAGCCGAAGGAATTCGCCGGCATCTGCGCCACGTCGACCATGACGGTGATGCCGCCGCCCGGCCAGACGAAGGCCGGCGCGCCGCCCAGCGTCACCTTGGTCAGCGCCGCGCGCACGGACCGGGTGAGGCGCACGGGATTCTCCGTCACCCCGGCGCGCAGCGAGCCGCCGGCGCCGGCCATGAACAGCACGGTGCAGAGCGCGGGCTCGCAATTCTCGGCGATGCGCTCCACCACCGCCCGCACCGGCGCGGGCATGGCGGCGGGACGGGGCTTCAGCTCGTCGTCGAGCTCGAACCAGGCGGAATGTTCGCCGGTCGTCGAGACCATGAGGAGCTTCAGCCCCGGCCACGCCTGCCTGGGATCGATCCTGTCGATGATCTCCAGCGGGTCGGACACGTCGGTCCCGCCCCAGCCGAGGCCGGGATTGGCGACCTGGAAGTAGCGGCCCGGAGTCGACTTGCGGCCGCGCACGCGGATGCCGGCCGGCTTCATGTCGAGGAACCGACCGCCCTGGTGCTCGCTCAGCACGCCGGTGATGTGGTCGTCGACCACGATCACCTCGTCGACATGGTCCCGCCATTGCGGCGCGAACATGCCGATGGCGGCCGAGCCGCAGCCGACGCGCATGCGTTCTTCGGTCGCACCGTTGACGATGGGCGGTCTGTCGGCCTGAACCACCACCGTCGAACCGCCGTCGATCGCGACCTCGACCGCCTCCTTGCTGCAGAGCGCCAGCAGGGCATCGCAGGTCACGACGCCCTCCTTCTTGCTGCCGCCGGTAAGGTGGTGCACGCCACCCAGCGACAGCATCTGCGATCCATACTCGGCGGTGGTCACATGGCCCACCGCTTCGCCCTTCACCCGCACCGTCGCCTGCTCGGGACCGAGATAGCGGTCGGTGTCGATCTTCACCTTGACGCCGCAGTAGCTGAAGATGCCCTCGGTCACGACCGTGACCATGTCGACGCCGTCGTGCCTGGACGAGACGATGAAGGGCGCGGGCTTGTAGTCGGGATAGGTCGTGGTGGCGCCGATGCCGGTGACAACGGCGCCCTCGCCCCTACCCAGGACATTGGCGCCGGGTTCGCCCGCCCAGCCATCGCTGCCCTCGACGAAGGCGACGCGCGCCAGCCCCGGCTTGGCCAGCAACACCAGCGGATCGACGCGGACCAGCCTGCCGTCTTCGTTGGCGTAGCGGTCGCAGGCACCGGCCCGGTCAGGCCGGATGCGGCACAGCACCGGGCAGGCGTCGCAACGGACGATGCCCGCCTTCCGCTCGGTCTCCGTGAGCGTCAGCTCGTCGCTCATCGTCCCCTCTCCCGGGCCTGCTCGCCGGCGAGGATCGCCTCGCGCAGGCGGTGCGGCAAGACCGGCACGCGCGTCATGCGCACGCCGGTGGCGTGGTGAATGGCGCCCAGGATCGCCGGCGCCGTCGGCACCAGGCCGGGCTCGCCGACCCCCTTGGCGCCGGACGGACCGAGCGGCTCACGATCCTCGATCAACAGGCAGTCGATCTCGGGCACGTCGCCGATCGTCGGGATCAGGTAGTCGTGCAGGTTCTCGGTGCGGCCGGGCAGGTATTCCTCCATCAGTGCCAGGCCCAGCCCCTGCGCGATGCCGCCTTCGATCTGTCCCTCGACCAGCGTCGGGTTGATCGCCTTGCCGACATCATGCGCCGCCACGACGCGCAATACCTTCACCGTGCCCAGCTCCATGTCGACCTCGACGACGGCGATTTGCGCCGCGAACGCGTAGGTGGCGTAAGGCACACCCTGCCCGTCGGCGTCGAGCGGCGTGGTCGGCGGGTCGAACGTGCCCTCGCCCGTCAGCGCGCCGATGGCCGCGAGGTCGAGGCTGCGGACGATGCCGCCGTCGTGCACCTTCAGCGTGGCACCTTCGAGCGACAGGACGGCGTCGGGACCCGTGTTGGCGAGCCGCAGGATCTGGCGGCGCAGGTCGAGGCCGGCGAGCTCGGCCGCCTTGCCCGACACGAAGGTCTGGCGCGACGCCGAGGTCTTGCCGGCGTCGGCGGTCAGATCGGTGTCGCCCGACACAAGCTCGAACCGCGACGCCGGCAGGCCGAGTGCGTCGGCGGCGATCTGCGTCAGGATGGTGTTGCTGCCCTGGCCGATATCGACCGCGCCGTTGTAGAGCGTGAGCGTGCCGTCGACCGCCAGGCCGACCCGCATGCGCGACGGATTGGACATCGAGGTATTGCCGATGCCGTACCACATGCAGCCGATGCCGACGCCGCGCCGGAACGGCCCGTCGTGGCGAACCTCGGCCAATGCCGCCTTCCAGTGCGGTCGGAGCGCGTCGAGGCAGGCGGCAAGTCCCGCCGAATGCGCGAGCGTCTGCCCGGTGGCCGTCGTGTCACCGACCCGTAGCGCGTTGCGATGGCGAAACTCCAGCCGGTCGATGCCGAGCCTGTCGGCCAGCGCATCCATCATGGCCTCGTGGGCGATGGCGGCCTGCGG
This genomic interval carries:
- a CDS encoding ABC transporter permease codes for the protein MTFSSILIQLLNGLASAASLFLVSAGLSLIFGVTRIVNFAHGSLYMLGLYGAYSLIELLGRTPLGFWSAVVLAALAVASIGILIEVLVLRRIYRSPELFQLLATFAIVLVIKDVALFVWGPEDLVGPRAPGLNWSVEIAGKRLPIYDLVLIGIGPLVLGVMVLLLRRTRWGALVRAATQDREMVGALGVDQARLFTSVFFVGALLAGLGGALQIPREPANLDLDLTVIADAFVVTVVGGLGSLGGAFLAAILIGVAKAFCIGIGTVHAFGVEISFSKLTLVVEFIIMGIVLVLRPYGLLGKPPAMHRAVGEPAPPLTPPRRHAVAVWMVLFLVVPLAADQYVTVLLTDIACFALFAVSLHFIMGPAGMVSFGHAAYFGLGAYAAGLLFKRAGLPMEAALLLAPFCAGLFAVVYGWFCVRLSGVYLAMLTLAFAQITWSIVFQWDSFTGGSNGVVGIWPSTWLGSKSAYYYMTLLLCGAGIALLWRILFSPFGYVLRAGRDSPLRAEAIGIDVRRFRWMAFVLAGTMAGLAGAVFAFSKGSISPSVASIALSTDGLVMVLLGGIETLTGPIVGGALFTWLRDELARQTDFWRAVMGLVILLIVLLFPQGLVGGLKVLAARWREARA
- a CDS encoding ABC transporter substrate-binding protein codes for the protein MLTRNRLLAGATALAALSLIAPASAQEPIKIGELNSYKNFSAFLEPYKKGWELAVEEVNAAGGVLGRKIEIVSRDDNGNPGDAVRVAEELLTREKVAFLVGTFPSHVGLAVSDFAKQRKTLFIAAEPLSDKIVWDNGNAYTFRLRTSTYMQTAMLIPDAVKLNKKRWAVVYPNYEYGQSATAAFKKLLTARQPGVEFVSEQAPPLGKIDAGAVTQALADAKPEAIFSSLFGADLAKFVREGQQRGLFKGVEVFNLLAGEPEYLDPLKDEAPVGWYVTGYPWYGIKTPEHQKFLDAYQKKFKDYPRLGSIVGYATVQSAVAAIKKAGSLDQEKLVAAMKGLTHSTPFGDVTYRALDHQSTMGAYVGRIGVKDGKGIMTDWRFVDGKDALPSDDEVRKMRPSN
- a CDS encoding UPF0280 family protein, encoding MGPRAARLADGRLHLQHGPIDLIVEAFGAPDEVERACGQAAGRFGDILPTLVGELVELRRPLADDYPRLRGPVARRMAEAVWPYRGIYITPMAAVAGAVADEMLEALVRGRTLDKAYVNNGGDIAFHLAPGHELRAGLFVRALDGDVRLSHGRPARGIATSGWSGRSFSRGIADSVTILGRTAAGADAAATVVANAVDADHPAIERRPARDLDPDSDLGVLPVTTAVGRLPPDVVAAALARGCAEARRLRVDAALSLQGEWRIWEAA
- a CDS encoding 6-hydroxynicotinate reductase, with protein sequence MSDELTLTETERKAGIVRCDACPVLCRIRPDRAGACDRYANEDGRLVRVDPLVLLAKPGLARVAFVEGSDGWAGEPGANVLGRGEGAVVTGIGATTTYPDYKPAPFIVSSRHDGVDMVTVVTEGIFSYCGVKVKIDTDRYLGPEQATVRVKGEAVGHVTTAEYGSQMLSLGGVHHLTGGSKKEGVVTCDALLALCSKEAVEVAIDGGSTVVVQADRPPIVNGATEERMRVGCGSAAIGMFAPQWRDHVDEVIVVDDHITGVLSEHQGGRFLDMKPAGIRVRGRKSTPGRYFQVANPGLGWGGTDVSDPLEIIDRIDPRQAWPGLKLLMVSTTGEHSAWFELDDELKPRPAAMPAPVRAVVERIAENCEPALCTVLFMAGAGGSLRAGVTENPVRLTRSVRAALTKVTLGGAPAFVWPGGGITVMVDVAQMPANSFGYVPTPALVAPIEFTLRADDYAALGGYASRAVTLEDVLRANKVRVDT